AGCAAGAGCAAACGTTAGCAGCTATTGTGGATAAGATACCGTATCACTAAAGAAACTGTCAGCTTGCACGATGGTGAATCATAAACGACAGAGCTTTGGAATCCCATGCATCTCACCAAATCTACACCCCACACCACAAACAGAATAAACTGAAAAACCCCTCTCTCTTGAAAAACAAAGGCTCCCGAGTGGCATCCGTTTGAGCAAAGGCAACTGCGAATTTGGAACGAAAGTTTGGCATTTTCTCTGGCTTAGTTAAGACCCAGGCCCCACTAGGATGGCATTTAAATGGCTGGGGGAACAGGTCAAAAATGTTCCCTGCTCGTGCCCGACCTGGTAGCGGGTGGTATCATCGCAAGGAAACATTGAGGCAGATTTCGTTTCCCAGACAAAAGTCAAACACTGTGAGTTGCCCAGGTTGCGCAGTCTGTAGTTCTCGTACTTCCAcctgaaaagagaagagtgaggagaGTAAAGAACTATTTGGACTTTCTGTTTGTCAGTGTAAATCAACAGTCACGGAACAGCTTTAACATAACCCTATGCCTTGcagttttttctgtgaaacGAGGAGCAGTCTCGGTTAGAAGTGTGACTGACGGGTCTCCGCAAACTGGCCGAACAGCCCAATGGTGTCAATGTACACCTACGGTAGCTATCGTGTTTTAGTGGTTTTTTCTTGACTAATGCTTCCGAGCAGGCATGATTACTGGGTGGGGAGCGTTCCGCGACCATTGGAACCGTACTATTTCAAGAGCCGAAGACTCAGATGGGTCATGCACCGTTTTTGCGAGAATGTGCACATTCCCCCTTCGTCGGGCGAGTCAAAATCTCCCAGTAGCCGAAAAGTTACGTAGCATGTATTCCAGTTCAGACTTACACATTGTAATTTTAACACACTCGATTTGTGCAACGCTCGTGACCTCTGGAATATGGAAGCCTGATGGACGTTGTTGCTGTGTACTCACTTCATCGTTAGGTCGCCCTCTTCACAAAAAGCAATCGCGAGGCTGCCGTTCAAGCAAGCTTCGTCGTTTCGGGCCATCTTGACTTGCATTGTTCGAACAAAATACATGAATAGGGTTCCTGCACGACCGCATGCATTCGTAATATCTGCTGTTTGTCCTCCCGGATGAGGATGGCCACCGTCGAGGCACAGAAATGCGTTCTCTCGCAGGAGGAGCGGGCCTGAAGAAGTAGACGGCTAGACAACACAGGAAAGTAGAGCATCAtctgcgccttctgtctttcgTGTGTGCGTACGAAAAGCATTTCCTGGTGGTGGGGGAACCTGCAAAGAAACACTAAAGGGAAAAATTATGTTCTCGTCAGGGATGAAGTTGCTCATGTCCAGTGACGACTGTTAGGGAGCTGTTGCGTGATGACTCCATGGCTGCCTGGTGAGTGTTTCTCACACAGGAGTGGATTCCGATGCCGAGGAATCTGAGTACCACGAAACCACACCCGAACCCCGTACTCTGCAACGGTGAACCCAACGTCACACCGCCAGTGTTTTTTAGAATCCAAAATAGACCTAGAATATGTGGAGGCTGCGCACGAATTGTTGAAACGAAGCAAAGTGGGCGCACGGTAGCAGTGACGATGCTCACGGATCTCAAACCAAAAGAAATCACACGCCGCTTGTTTCGCATTACCTTAGTCGTCTGTGCAGCCTTGTAGCTATGCTTGGCCTTCCTAGGGAAACATCTACTTATCCAGTGTCCCATGTTTTTCCAAGTCGTACCCATGAAAGGCACATCCTCACGGAGGCTTCGGACATCGGATTCGGGCCAAACGTTGTCCAGAAACCATTGAAATGATTTGCACCCAAGCCGCTCTCGCAGTTTTATACGGTCGCTGATGTCGCCGAGAGACACGTGAGGCTCTCCTGTGACCCTCCTTATGTAGAATAAAGGACATAGTGACAGTACACAAAGTGTTCATGGGGTGTCGTGTGCAGTTTTCCTGACGCAGCCGTGTCAGGTTCATAGCCGCAGGTGAGGGTGTGGGACGAgcccgcgtcttctctcgtccttgTGTTAGTTTCGCTGAAGACCAGCCGCGAAAGGTAAGGTGGATGGCAGTAGCCTGATTGTCACAGGAGGCCATAATGAGGATCGGTGTTAGCAAGCAGTCGGCGTGACTAGAAACCCttcagagaaggaacgcTCCCCGTTTACGGTGGAAACTGCCTCTGTTAAGACTGGTATCGTCGACTCCTACCAGGCGAGGTCTCCGTATTCATCCATCCACACAGCCATCGTCCTCACTTTGTTGGCTAGAAGGGAGTATAAGGGTACCTGTATAGACAAGCGCAAACCGTGACTGATGAGGAGACCAGTGTAGTTCCAGCTATCAACGCCAAGTTTTCCTACCAGATAAACACCTCTGCATGGCGGCGGCGAACGAAAAGGCCAAAACGCCTCATTTCACCGGTACTCATTTATGGGCCAGAGCATCTGTTGATGGAGTCGTTTCTGCGCTCCCGACCTAGTGTGATCTCATAATGGCTTATCAGAACACAGAGGATACGTCTGTTCCAGGTTACCGGCTGAGCGTCGGCGCCGCTTCGAAAAAGATGGAAAACTCGGCTACAAGGAGAGCACTCGAGGCGTCCTCCGCACTGCCACTGGCGTAGAGAGAGTTCGATATTCTCGGCCCCCTCAAATCTCATCCCCTCGTCGTACCCCCCGTGCTGGAGGAAATAGTTTTTGTCCGCTGCAAACACACTTCCCATCATTGTCGGGGACGGGCGGTAAGCTCCAGGAGAGTAGGCAAGACGTTCAGGCGACAAAGGAACAAAGCCATGCTCCATCACAGACCAAATCAGCCCTGAAGGTGACACGGTGCGCAAAATGATTGAAAAAGGCTTTTCGTGAGGTCCGAAACCATATATTCAGAGAAACTGTGGTCGAGTCGCAACGAACGAGTGCTGCTATGCTAAAACACTTGCAATCTATGCCAGTAAACGCTCGTACCATCTTAGTCATGCGCTGCTGTGCATGAGGCATACGAGGGAGACTGCTGCTGTGAAACCCATATGATTTCGATGAATCGCCACCTAAGTCATGAAGGCATTCGATGCTCTAGCATGGAATTCATGTGGTCGCCGGAGACTGGGATACAGAGTAGAAGCTTTTAGAATTTTTCTTGGGACGTGAGCTGCAAATCGTCTTACCCAGGGTACAACCAACCCCGCTACTTTTGAATTCCAGGGTTCGGTAGTCGACAGCATCAACTACAGGAAAGACTATGGTCTCCGGATTTGAAGCCACGCGAGCTACCAGTGGCTCAAGCCATTGGTAACCAACCTCCACGTGACTGTCCAATATTACAAATACATGGCTCTTCGCAGCCCGGATACCGGTTGACCGGGCCACAGTCACTCCTGTTAAGCACAGTAGGCAACGCAAACCCAATAACAGTGTTTTTGTTTCATTACACTACAGAAAGGGTAAGCCGGCACTGGTCAATACAGAGCAACATACCAGTGCAATCAACTGCTCATGAGGGATCAACCAGAATATGCTACCTCTTGTACTCTCTCATTTCCTGCATGAGAGACCTCTCAATTCATTCGGTTCCTACAACATCTTTGTGCACGTGAGAACGATGACCTTCTGCCGTCGTCTTACCCTTCCGAGTCTGGTGGCGGAGTAAGCGAACTTTCGGGAGTGTCTTCACGTATTGAGACAGAGACTGCGGTGCATTGTCATCCGTGATGAAAGGAAAAGTGCTTCCGTCGTCGACTAAAATTATTTCCTCTAAGAGCTGTAGCGGCGTCCGATGAAGAATACTGTGCAGTGTTCTATGCAGCGCGGTGGGATACTCGTTGTAGAAGGCTATGATGATAGACGCGGCTGGGAGAAGAGTAAGGTCATATTTTGCCAGTCTGAGCGCAAAGTCATAAGCGATGGGCACTGAGGCTTGGTGCCTCCATAACGGTCTTCAGCCCTCTCTTCCACCGTTTACTTCAGGATCCCGAGCTGTGACTTATTCTTGCGAAGGTCTTTCAAAGTCGGAACGTAAACAGAGTGAGTTGAAAAATGTGTAGTGAATAGAGCATGTCCCGGCTGTATTCTCATGTGAGAAAGGAGCAACgccgctttctttctcgtgcCCATCTCCGTCTGCGGAGAAGATCTGATTTTTCGGCACAAATAGAAGACAACATTATACCGCAAGAAAGTGGAATTTCGCCTCGTGTGAGAGAAGGGTCCGTCAACGTACTTGCACTCCGGTACTCTCCAATCGGGCGCTTCCAAGCTTATTGAAACGGGATTGGGGAGATTGTTCAATTGTTTGAATGAAGCAAACTGTCCGTCTGCATCGAAATCATCGAAATCCTGTTTTCGAAGAACATGCAGTAGAACGCGCTGCGCACCATATGCGAGAGATTTTTTCCAAAAGagggacagaaaaaacgctcTGTCGTTTCCTTATCGTTTTGCGTTACGAGATTGGTCAGTTTTTTTCCCTGGTTCCTGCAAACCGTTACACCTAGGCCGATTTCGATTTTCCGCTGGAAGAGTGATGTGCTTCGTGTAGGTCTTACGCAGTCagtttcgcctttccttACGGGTGATGAGAGGGGTCTTGCTTGCGACAGAATGCCATCCTCTCCGTCATTCTCCCCCTTTTCCGGATTCTTGGCTGAATTGCCTGCTTGACTTTCCATACGTGCGCCaggctgctgtctctgccgttCTTTTCGGCGCCTTTCACACAGCGTTCTTCGCATTTTATCTAGCTGGTCGGCCAACGACTGAATTCTAGTAGCTCTAGGATATTCAGTGAGCATAAAAGGGGAAGGGGATAGGCTGTACAGAATGATGGCGACCAGGACTGTTGTGGCCAGCGACAAACACGCCTTCGCAGAGAGGCACGTGTAAACCGGAAGCAGCTTTTCCGATCTACTGTCGATGCGAAGAGCTAAACCTTTGTTGCCGACTAAGGAGGCATCGGACGGAATATGCCTGGTTCCTGCATTCTGCCGTCTCGCTGCCTTTTCGCCACCAATTTGTGCCTCGTCTACCCCCACAGAGGATGTGCTTGCACGTTCCTCCGTACAGTCTTCATTCCTCACTCGGCGACGTGGTCCTTTTGTTTGTCTCATCTTGCTAGATAAGCACCAATTATCGTCCGCCTCTTCTATTGTACGGGAAAATACAGTTCAAAAGTAGTGCTTCTAGTTCCTTACCCTGTGGCAGTTACTCGAGTATGAAAATAGTAAGAGACGACACTCCTATCGTCGTCTCCACacgcaggcagagaaggctCCACCTCGTTGCTCCTATGGAACGAGAAAGACCCGGCGCCTCCTCTGAGCTTTTGTGTGCGTAAGaagcgttttccttcctctaacACTGCACAAGGATGTCACAGCATTTTCACTGCAGCCGGTGTAGTACggaccttcttctcgcgatgTTGCTTTCCGGAATTGATTTAAGCCTCCTTCTTCGGACACGACTCCGAAACTGAAACAAAGTGCTTCACTTGTTTCATCTTGGTGAATCTTCATCCAGAAATCTGACACTGGCACAGGAATTCGCCACTGGGGAAGAATTTCCCATTAAGCGCGAGACAAAAAGCTACTACAGGTCTAGTGTGCCTCCAGGAAACACGACTGGATTCCTGAGTTGAAATGTTTGGAAGGAAAGTGCGCTCAACGTGTAGCAACAACTATTTTTATCGCGGTTCCGCTGAAGGCAGTGCCTCATCTGAGCCAAAAGATGTTCGTCCTTTTTGTAAAGGAACTTCCGAGGCAAAGCAAAAacttgtctctcctgctgctAAGTTCGTATCCCAGAAGGTTCTTAGGCTCAGTAACTTTCCTTCGAGTTGCTTTCTCGTTCAGGGAccggaagaaaaaacacatgCTAATGGTTACCGTAAAGTAGAAGTGGTGACAGCGTTGGGCGCGCGATCCGGGCTACTAGATAGTGCAGTCGTGGGTTAGAACGCGTCCAATATCCCCCGGCAAATTCGAATAATTTGCTTTCATATCAGAGTTGAAATGCTCTGTGAAACTTTGTTTTCGAGCCACTTCGTTCTCCAAAAAATGCGTAACAGAGGACAGCCGAACCAGCAACCGCCTTGTTGAACCCCTGTTAGTGGCATCTtgtctttgcatgcgaaTCACGGGTGACAATGCGGCTACCGGATCTGTTTCCTCACTTTGTCGGTGGAAGCTGAAGCTCCACACAGAACAGTTGGTGGTGATAGCCCGTGCTGGTGTTGTGTTGCCACGGCAAATCTCGTAGGGTGGACTCTCGTGGCAGTGGCGGAGCAAACTGTTGTTCTTTTCAGAAACTGCCGTTACTTGGCACACACTGTCTTGTCGGACCACCCCGGCCTCCAAgtcgtttcctcccctcctccCTCCAGTCCAGAGTTGCCACCTCTCCCAGCTAGTTTTAGTTTCGTCAAATATTTCTCACATCTTTTGAACCTGTGAgatctcttctgtttctgcttcacCAGGcacttccctctcctccatGGCTGTGTGAAGCCCGTGAACGCGTAGTCGCCTCTTGAAGCGCGACAATCGCGTTCGACCAgtctgtctcgtcttgcCTCACATATCGTGAGTCAAAATGCAAGGAAATGGCttcggagaaggcggaaactCTACTTTACCTTGCTTATCAACTTCCGGAGCGGTTTCAAATCAATGGGAAAGTGCTGCAACTTTACTTTCTGCGCctcgtcgcgtctctccgttcccGTCTACTGAGGATGGCGGCCTTCTTCCCTGCTCTTCAGCGCCACACCTTCACGATGGTGTGGCGCCTGAAAATTATTCTCCGCGAACAGATGACCATCACATCTTGCGGACAACAGACCAGATTCGTCCGGAACCCATGAACTTGTATTCCACCCCTCA
This genomic interval from Toxoplasma gondii ME49 chromosome VIIb, whole genome shotgun sequence contains the following:
- a CDS encoding glycosyltransferase, group 2 family protein (encoded by transcript TGME49_256080); this translates as MKIHQDETSEALCFSFGVVSEEGGLNQFRKATSREEGPYYTGCSENAVTSLCSFASFKQLNNLPNPVSISLEAPDWRVPECKHQASVPIAYDFALRLAKYDLTLLPAASIIIAFYNEYPTALHRTLHSILHRTPLQLLEEIILVDDGSTFPFITDDNAPQSLSQYVKTLPKVRLLRHQTRKGVTVARSTGIRAAKSHVFVILDSHVEVGYQWLEPLVARVASNPETIVFPVVDAVDYRTLEFKSSGVGCTLGLIWSVMEHGFVPLSPERLAYSPGAYRPSPTMMGSVFAADKNYFLQHGGYDEGMRFEGAENIELSLRQWQCGGRLECSPCSRVFHLFRSGADAQPVPLYSLLANKVRTMAVWMDEYGDLAW